A genomic segment from Dietzia psychralcaliphila encodes:
- a CDS encoding ABC-F family ATP-binding cassette domain-containing protein, with product MAPTNLINLEQGSVSFGIRQVLDDVSLGVNAGDRIGVVGLNGGGKTTLLEILTGVAEPDTGRVSRVSGLRLAVVTQRTELAADTVGESVLGGLGVATHEWAGDSRIRAVLDGIGIHDLGLDTPVDDLSGGERRRVSLAAALVQDLDLLVLDEPTNHLDVEGVQWLADHLRSRSSALIVVTHDRWFLDTVATHTWEVVDGRVEQFEGGYNDWVFARAERDRQSAASESRRQNLMRKELAWLRRGAPARTSKPRYRIEAAESLIKDVPPPRDSLRLSSFAARRLGKVVIELEDARLDAPDGRTLVEDLTWRLAPGERLGLVGVNGSGKTTLLRALAGEAPLGSGRRKEGKTVKIGWLRQELDDLPLNQRVLEAIEDVAARVAFGDIELSASQLAERLGFTPARQRTPVGDLSGGERRRLQLTRVLMAEPNVLLLDEPTNDLDIDTLRQLEDLLDGWPGTMVVISHDRYLVERICDSVWALFGDGGLTNLPRGIDEYLERRKKAGAAGDSGKVLREAATSVGSASGSSASGGATGSGGGSGLSSVDERALRKEMSKIERQMVKLDQREATLHDALTAAAGEAVDTEKLASLDRDLKDVGAEKEQLEERWMELGERVEG from the coding sequence ATGGCCCCCACCAACCTCATCAACCTCGAGCAGGGGTCGGTGTCCTTCGGGATCCGACAGGTGCTCGACGACGTCTCCCTGGGCGTCAACGCCGGCGACCGCATCGGCGTGGTCGGCCTCAACGGGGGTGGCAAGACCACGCTGCTCGAGATCCTCACCGGGGTGGCCGAGCCGGACACCGGACGCGTCTCGCGGGTGAGCGGCCTACGACTGGCCGTGGTCACCCAGCGCACCGAGCTGGCCGCCGACACCGTGGGCGAGTCCGTGCTGGGCGGCCTCGGCGTGGCCACCCACGAATGGGCGGGCGATTCGCGGATCCGCGCGGTGCTCGACGGCATCGGCATCCACGACCTGGGCTTGGACACCCCGGTGGACGATCTGTCCGGCGGCGAGCGGCGGCGGGTCTCCCTGGCCGCGGCCCTGGTCCAGGACTTAGACCTGCTGGTCCTCGACGAGCCGACCAACCACCTCGACGTCGAGGGGGTCCAGTGGCTCGCGGATCACCTCCGCTCCCGGTCGTCTGCGCTCATCGTCGTCACCCACGACCGGTGGTTCCTCGACACCGTCGCCACCCACACCTGGGAGGTGGTCGACGGCCGCGTCGAGCAGTTCGAGGGCGGGTACAACGACTGGGTGTTCGCGCGCGCCGAGCGGGACCGGCAGAGCGCCGCCAGCGAGTCGCGCCGGCAGAACCTCATGCGCAAGGAGCTGGCCTGGCTGCGTCGCGGCGCACCGGCTCGGACGTCCAAGCCGAGATACCGTATCGAGGCCGCGGAGTCGCTGATCAAGGACGTGCCGCCGCCCCGCGACTCGCTACGCCTGTCGAGCTTCGCGGCCCGGCGTCTGGGCAAGGTCGTGATCGAGCTCGAGGACGCGCGTTTAGACGCCCCCGACGGCCGCACCCTGGTGGAGGATCTCACCTGGCGTCTCGCCCCCGGCGAGCGGTTGGGTCTGGTGGGCGTCAACGGCTCCGGCAAGACCACCCTGCTGCGTGCGCTGGCCGGTGAGGCCCCGCTCGGGTCGGGCCGCCGCAAGGAGGGCAAGACGGTGAAGATCGGCTGGCTGCGGCAGGAGCTCGACGACCTGCCGCTGAACCAGCGGGTGCTCGAGGCGATCGAGGACGTGGCCGCGCGCGTGGCGTTCGGCGACATCGAGCTCAGCGCCTCGCAGCTGGCCGAGCGGCTGGGCTTCACACCGGCCCGGCAACGCACCCCGGTCGGCGACCTCTCCGGCGGCGAGCGGCGGCGCCTGCAGCTCACGCGGGTGCTCATGGCCGAGCCCAACGTGCTGCTCCTCGACGAGCCCACCAACGACTTGGACATCGACACCCTCCGCCAGCTCGAGGACCTGCTCGACGGCTGGCCCGGCACGATGGTCGTGATCTCCCACGACCGCTACCTCGTCGAGCGCATCTGCGACTCGGTGTGGGCGCTGTTCGGTGACGGCGGGCTCACCAACCTGCCGCGGGGCATCGATGAGTACCTCGAGCGCCGCAAGAAGGCCGGGGCGGCGGGCGACTCGGGCAAGGTGTTGCGCGAGGCTGCCACGTCGGTCGGCTCGGCCTCGGGGTCCTCTGCGTCGGGCGGCGCAACCGGCTCAGGCGGGGGCTCCGGCTTGAGCTCGGTGGACGAGCGGGCGCTGCGCAAGGAGATGTCCAAGATCGAGCGCCAGATGGTCAAACTCGATCAGCGGGAGGCCACCCTCCACGACGCACTCACCGCCGCCGCGGGTGAGGCCGTGGACACGGAGAAGCTCGCCTCTCTGGACCGCGATCTCAAAGACGTCGGTGCCGAGAAGGAGCAGCTCGAGGAGCGCTGGATGGAGCTGGGCGAGCGCGTCGAGGGCTGA
- a CDS encoding endonuclease domain-containing protein — protein MSRTAIDVARWDDDDERAIAKVDALCNRTGTDVSEVSELALQLSGVRGLPRVRGLLSHCDRRADSPPETRLRLLLWRSDLPDPEAQVTIYSEHGVIVTTADFGYSREKVAIFYDGRVHSSRSTWERDSRINAELAELGWQVVRITAQMLRNPSAVVRQIRAALVRGRCAP, from the coding sequence GTGTCCCGCACGGCAATCGACGTGGCACGGTGGGATGACGACGACGAGCGCGCAATTGCGAAGGTCGACGCACTGTGCAATCGGACCGGGACCGACGTGTCTGAAGTGAGCGAGTTGGCGCTACAGCTGAGCGGTGTGCGCGGGCTCCCCAGAGTGCGGGGCCTGCTTAGCCACTGCGATAGGCGGGCGGACTCCCCACCGGAGACCAGGCTGAGACTGCTGCTCTGGCGATCCGATCTACCCGATCCGGAGGCGCAGGTGACGATCTACAGCGAGCACGGGGTGATCGTCACGACCGCCGACTTCGGCTATTCGCGAGAGAAGGTGGCGATCTTCTATGACGGCAGAGTCCACAGCAGCCGTTCTACGTGGGAGAGAGACTCCCGCATCAACGCCGAACTCGCAGAACTGGGCTGGCAGGTGGTGCGGATAACCGCTCAGATGTTGCGCAACCCGTCGGCGGTCGTGCGACAGATCAGAGCGGCTCTCGTTCGAGGGCGTTGTGCACCGTGA
- a CDS encoding 4-(cytidine 5'-diphospho)-2-C-methyl-D-erythritol kinase — translation MPRDVSTPAGARAVTAVAPAKINLHLGVGDLRADGFHDLLTVYRAVDLWEQVTVALVDDDDPDVVVVSGPGAAQVPTDRTNLAAKAVDLLRGEAGSGARLAIRIVKGVPVAGGMAGGSADAAAALVATDRLLGLGLGRAALEERAARLGSDVPFCIRGGTALGTGRGETLAPLLHARAEQHVVVAIADGGLSTPVVFAELDRLRAERSETGRDLPRSGGVEALVEALAGQDPARVAGLLANDLEPAALSLMPALRKTLRAGAEAGALHGMVSGSGPTCLFFCADREQAIAVAAEVSETGVAREVRLTHGPVGGAHVIDNPQQTPQKTP, via the coding sequence GTGCCCCGTGACGTCTCCACCCCCGCCGGCGCGCGCGCCGTGACGGCCGTCGCCCCCGCCAAGATCAACCTCCACCTGGGAGTCGGCGATCTGCGCGCGGACGGTTTCCACGACCTGCTCACCGTGTACCGGGCCGTGGACCTGTGGGAACAGGTCACCGTTGCGCTGGTCGACGACGACGATCCCGACGTGGTGGTCGTCTCCGGGCCGGGGGCCGCTCAGGTGCCCACGGACCGGACCAATCTCGCGGCGAAGGCGGTCGATCTGCTCCGCGGCGAGGCCGGGTCCGGGGCCCGCCTGGCGATCCGGATCGTCAAGGGGGTCCCCGTGGCCGGTGGGATGGCGGGCGGGAGCGCGGACGCCGCCGCCGCGCTGGTGGCCACCGATCGACTGCTGGGCCTCGGCCTGGGCCGGGCGGCGCTCGAGGAGCGGGCCGCGCGACTGGGCAGCGACGTGCCGTTCTGCATCCGCGGTGGCACGGCCCTCGGCACCGGTCGGGGTGAGACTCTCGCACCGCTGCTGCACGCCCGCGCCGAGCAGCACGTGGTGGTGGCCATCGCCGACGGCGGGCTGTCCACCCCGGTGGTCTTCGCCGAACTCGACCGCCTACGCGCCGAACGTTCCGAGACCGGCCGCGACCTGCCCCGCAGCGGCGGCGTGGAGGCACTGGTCGAGGCGCTGGCCGGCCAGGACCCGGCGCGCGTGGCCGGGCTGCTCGCCAACGACCTGGAGCCCGCCGCGCTCTCGCTGATGCCCGCTCTCCGCAAGACCCTGCGGGCCGGCGCCGAGGCCGGTGCGCTGCACGGCATGGTCTCCGGCTCCGGTCCCACCTGCCTGTTCTTCTGCGCCGACCGCGAGCAGGCGATCGCGGTGGCCGCGGAGGTGAGCGAGACCGGCGTCGCGCGCGAGGTCCGACTCACGCACGGCCCGGTCGGCGGAGCCCACGTCATCGACAACCCGCAGCAGACCCCGCAAAAGACGCCGTAG
- the rsmA gene encoding 16S rRNA (adenine(1518)-N(6)/adenine(1519)-N(6))-dimethyltransferase RsmA, whose amino-acid sequence MTGPDATFRGQADLLGPQEVRALAEELDLKPTKSKGQNFVHDANTVRRIVTVSGVGPGDTVVEVGPGLGSLTLPLLDAAGRVVAIEIDPVLAGRLPRTVAERAPELAGNLTVVTADALDVRGADLQGADPQGADPHGADPHRADLGETGPTALVANLPYNVSVPVLLHLLAEVPTLRTALVMVQLEVADRLAAPPGSRVYGVPSVKAGFFGTVRRTGTVGRNVFWPVPNVESGLVRIDAYETPPWDLGEAHRKRVFAVADAAFAQRRKTLRAALSGWAGSAAEAEFALVEAGVDPKTRGEQLTTADYVRIAEAARRLGIGPAHREP is encoded by the coding sequence CTGACCGGTCCGGACGCGACCTTCCGCGGGCAGGCCGATCTCCTCGGCCCCCAGGAGGTGCGCGCGCTCGCCGAAGAACTGGACCTCAAGCCCACCAAATCCAAGGGGCAGAACTTCGTCCACGACGCCAACACGGTCCGCCGGATCGTCACCGTCTCCGGGGTGGGGCCCGGCGACACCGTCGTGGAGGTGGGCCCGGGGCTGGGCTCCCTGACCCTGCCGCTGCTCGACGCCGCGGGTCGGGTGGTGGCGATCGAGATCGATCCCGTCCTGGCCGGGCGGCTGCCCCGGACCGTCGCCGAGCGCGCGCCCGAGCTCGCGGGGAACCTCACCGTGGTGACCGCCGACGCGCTCGACGTGCGCGGGGCTGACCTGCAGGGTGCCGATCCTCAGGGCGCCGATCCTCACGGTGCCGATCCTCACCGCGCCGACCTCGGCGAGACCGGGCCGACCGCACTCGTGGCCAACCTGCCCTACAACGTCTCCGTCCCGGTCCTGCTGCACCTGCTCGCCGAGGTGCCCACGCTGCGGACGGCGCTGGTGATGGTGCAACTCGAGGTGGCCGACCGCTTGGCCGCACCCCCGGGATCCCGTGTCTACGGCGTGCCGAGCGTCAAGGCCGGGTTCTTCGGCACCGTCAGGCGCACCGGGACCGTGGGGCGCAACGTCTTCTGGCCGGTGCCCAACGTCGAGTCGGGTCTGGTGCGGATCGACGCGTACGAGACCCCGCCGTGGGACCTGGGCGAGGCGCACCGCAAGCGGGTGTTCGCGGTGGCCGACGCCGCCTTCGCCCAACGGCGCAAGACCCTGCGCGCGGCGCTGTCCGGGTGGGCGGGATCCGCCGCGGAGGCAGAGTTCGCGCTCGTCGAGGCGGGTGTGGACCCCAAGACGCGTGGGGAGCAGCTCACCACCGCCGACTACGTGCGCATCGCGGAGGCGGCGCGGCGGCTCGGGATAGGGCCGGCGCACCGCGAGCCGTAG
- a CDS encoding TetR/AcrR family transcriptional regulator yields the protein MRSRDAILEATRSVIGEVGFDGVNIAAVAKRAGVSRQTVYSIFGTREDLVSQAVSDRLTTLNGAFTDLLESAATPLELLVEIIVQARHRILGDPMLRVLTLSGSGNPVFDPGAAERALAYCVGLLAPAVDRFPELSGRVEFLADIGVHVGWSVLCLDDPDSRSDADLREFLTAWLAPLVGARAG from the coding sequence GTGAGGTCCCGAGACGCCATCCTGGAAGCCACCCGATCGGTGATCGGGGAGGTCGGCTTCGACGGGGTGAACATCGCGGCCGTGGCCAAGCGGGCCGGGGTGAGCCGGCAGACGGTGTACTCGATCTTCGGCACCCGCGAGGACCTGGTCTCCCAGGCCGTCTCCGACCGGTTGACCACGCTGAACGGTGCCTTCACGGACTTACTCGAGTCGGCCGCCACCCCGCTGGAACTGTTGGTGGAGATCATCGTCCAGGCCCGCCACCGCATCCTGGGCGACCCGATGCTGCGTGTCCTCACGCTGTCCGGCAGCGGCAACCCGGTCTTCGATCCCGGTGCCGCCGAACGCGCCCTCGCGTACTGCGTGGGCCTGCTCGCGCCCGCCGTCGACCGATTCCCCGAACTGTCCGGCCGCGTCGAGTTCCTCGCCGACATCGGAGTGCACGTGGGCTGGTCGGTGCTGTGTCTCGACGACCCCGACTCCCGGTCCGACGCCGACCTGCGCGAGTTCCTCACCGCCTGGCTCGCGCCGCTAGTGGGAGCGCGAGCCGGGTGA
- a CDS encoding TatD family hydrolase yields MAKRKPRPTPVLPELLPGLVDAHTHLYSCGHRTADEVRAAADRAALAGVAAMVTVGDDLAESEAVVAAAEADERVYAAVAVHPTRARELTDPDSGPAVRERLRELAAHPRVVAVGETGLDHYWVGKMDGCADPAEQEESLRWHAGLAAEVGKCLMIHNREADDDLMRVLGEVAGPDSGIPSVMLHCFSSPLEVAREALDRGYVLSFTGNVTFKANDHLREAARLAPAGQLLVETDAPYMAPEPFRGARNEPGLVGYTARVVAEVRGQSPAEFVAEAADTARGVFGLTV; encoded by the coding sequence ATGGCCAAGCGCAAGCCCCGTCCGACCCCCGTCCTCCCCGAGCTGCTCCCCGGGCTGGTGGATGCCCACACCCACCTGTACTCCTGCGGCCACCGCACGGCGGACGAGGTTCGCGCCGCCGCCGACCGGGCCGCCCTGGCCGGGGTGGCGGCGATGGTGACCGTGGGCGACGACCTGGCCGAGTCGGAAGCCGTGGTGGCCGCCGCGGAGGCCGACGAGCGGGTGTACGCCGCCGTCGCGGTGCACCCCACGCGGGCACGGGAGCTCACCGACCCGGACAGTGGCCCCGCCGTCCGGGAACGGCTGCGCGAGCTCGCCGCGCACCCCCGGGTGGTAGCGGTGGGGGAGACCGGCCTCGACCACTACTGGGTGGGGAAGATGGACGGCTGCGCCGACCCGGCCGAGCAGGAGGAGTCACTGCGCTGGCACGCCGGGCTCGCCGCCGAGGTGGGCAAGTGTCTGATGATCCACAACCGGGAGGCCGACGACGACCTGATGCGGGTCCTCGGCGAGGTGGCCGGCCCGGACTCGGGCATCCCGTCCGTCATGCTGCACTGCTTCTCCTCGCCGCTCGAGGTGGCCCGGGAGGCGCTGGACCGCGGTTACGTGCTGTCGTTCACCGGGAACGTGACCTTCAAGGCCAACGACCACCTGCGCGAGGCCGCCCGCCTGGCCCCCGCGGGTCAGCTGCTCGTGGAGACCGACGCCCCCTACATGGCGCCCGAACCGTTCCGTGGAGCCCGCAACGAGCCGGGACTGGTGGGCTACACCGCCCGGGTCGTGGCCGAGGTCCGCGGTCAGTCGCCGGCAGAGTTCGTCGCCGAGGCCGCCGACACGGCCCGCGGTGTCTTCGGCCTGACCGTCTGA
- a CDS encoding HAD family hydrolase gives MSGTALVLWDLDLTLLDPAGFGSRMIAPALSEMLGRDPVMGASFAGRTDRAILTDLLERNGITRPDDEDITRLMDAVAERCEAHGQNLLDAGGGALPGAHEAVTALASVEGLHQGIVTGNMRRTALLKLRLCGFDGLPDPGLGAFGDHHTDRADLVRGAVDRARGRGLDVAATGAVVIGDHVHDVRGALDAGVRCVAVATGRVPADELHAAGAHAVLPDLTDPHALLAAMHDALLAPS, from the coding sequence GTGAGCGGAACCGCACTGGTCCTGTGGGACCTCGACCTCACGCTGCTCGACCCCGCCGGGTTCGGCTCGCGGATGATCGCTCCCGCACTCAGCGAGATGCTGGGCCGCGACCCCGTCATGGGAGCGTCATTCGCCGGGCGGACCGACCGGGCGATCCTCACCGACCTGCTCGAGAGAAACGGGATAACCCGGCCCGACGACGAGGACATCACCCGCCTGATGGACGCGGTCGCCGAGCGGTGCGAGGCCCACGGGCAGAACCTCCTCGACGCCGGAGGCGGAGCGCTTCCGGGAGCGCACGAGGCGGTGACAGCGCTCGCCTCGGTCGAGGGGCTGCATCAGGGGATCGTCACCGGCAACATGCGTCGCACCGCCCTGCTCAAGCTGCGACTCTGCGGGTTCGACGGCCTGCCGGATCCGGGGCTGGGGGCGTTCGGCGATCATCACACCGACCGCGCCGACCTCGTCCGTGGGGCTGTCGACAGGGCCCGCGGCCGCGGGCTCGACGTGGCCGCCACCGGTGCGGTGGTGATCGGTGACCATGTCCACGACGTCCGTGGCGCACTCGACGCGGGGGTCCGCTGTGTGGCCGTGGCCACCGGCCGGGTCCCCGCTGACGAGCTCCACGCCGCCGGTGCCCATGCTGTCCTCCCGGACCTCACCGATCCCCACGCCCTACTCGCCGCTATGCACGACGCACTCCTCGCCCCCTCCTGA
- the metG gene encoding methionine--tRNA ligase — protein sequence MAKTVLTAVAWPYANGPRHIGHVSGFGVPSDVFSRYQRMAGNDVLMVSGTDEHGTPLLVQAEKEGVSVQSLADRYNRVIVDDLAGLGLSYDLFTRTTTRNHYSVVQELFKGLHRNGYMVAKTTTGAVSPSTGRTLPDRYIEGTCPICGDDGARGDQCDNCGNQLDPADLKNPVSKINGETPKFIETEHWFLDLPALADSLGDWLKGREDWRPNVLKFSLNLLEDLRPRAMSRDIDWGIPIPVEGWQDRGDKKLYVWFDAVVGYLSASIEWAWRSGEPEAWRRWWTDPDAVSHYFMGKDNITFHSQIWPAELIGYDGRGAHGGEPGALGALNLPTEVVSSEFLTMSGSKFSSSRGVVIYVRDFLAEFGPDALRYFISVAGPENQDTDFTWDEYVRRTNAELVGGWGNLVNRTVSMAHKNFGEIPRPGTLTDLDAELLRDAESAFATIGGHLERSRFKAGVTEAMRVVGAANRYIAATEPWKLAKEPDQRERLGTVLHTALQVVSDANTLLTPYMPSAAQQIHGAIGGQGVWAASPQVHEVTDDMPVDLVGTGLPEAGRSYPVIMGDYASEQATWARTELTPGTPLAKPSPLFAKVDPELAETGPEWAPIRRED from the coding sequence ATGGCGAAGACAGTCCTGACCGCGGTCGCATGGCCGTACGCGAACGGCCCCCGGCACATCGGACACGTCTCGGGGTTCGGGGTGCCGTCGGACGTCTTCTCCCGGTACCAGCGGATGGCCGGCAATGACGTGCTGATGGTCTCGGGTACCGACGAGCACGGCACCCCGCTTCTCGTGCAGGCCGAGAAGGAGGGGGTGTCGGTCCAGTCCCTCGCCGACCGGTACAACCGGGTGATCGTCGACGACCTCGCCGGTCTGGGGCTGAGCTACGACCTGTTCACCCGCACCACCACCCGGAACCACTACTCGGTGGTCCAGGAGCTCTTCAAGGGACTGCACCGCAACGGGTACATGGTGGCCAAGACCACCACCGGGGCGGTGAGTCCCTCGACGGGCCGCACGCTGCCGGACCGGTACATCGAGGGCACCTGCCCGATCTGCGGTGACGACGGCGCCCGGGGCGACCAGTGCGACAACTGTGGCAACCAGCTCGACCCGGCCGACCTGAAGAACCCGGTCTCCAAGATCAACGGGGAGACCCCGAAGTTCATCGAGACCGAGCACTGGTTCCTCGACCTGCCCGCGCTCGCGGACTCGCTGGGGGACTGGCTCAAGGGCCGCGAGGACTGGCGGCCCAACGTCCTGAAGTTCTCGCTCAACCTGCTCGAGGACCTGCGCCCGCGCGCGATGAGCCGCGACATCGACTGGGGCATCCCGATCCCGGTAGAGGGATGGCAGGACCGGGGCGACAAGAAGCTCTACGTGTGGTTCGACGCGGTGGTGGGCTACCTGTCCGCCTCGATCGAGTGGGCGTGGCGTTCCGGCGAGCCCGAGGCGTGGCGGCGCTGGTGGACGGACCCGGACGCGGTCTCCCACTACTTCATGGGCAAGGACAACATCACCTTCCACTCGCAGATCTGGCCTGCGGAGCTCATCGGGTACGACGGCCGGGGAGCCCACGGCGGCGAGCCGGGCGCACTGGGCGCGCTCAACCTGCCGACCGAGGTGGTCTCGTCCGAATTCCTCACGATGTCCGGGTCCAAGTTCTCGTCCTCGCGGGGCGTGGTGATCTACGTCCGCGACTTCCTGGCCGAGTTCGGCCCGGACGCACTGCGGTACTTCATCTCGGTGGCCGGGCCGGAGAACCAGGACACCGACTTCACCTGGGACGAGTACGTGCGCCGCACCAACGCCGAGCTGGTGGGCGGCTGGGGGAACCTGGTCAACCGCACGGTGTCCATGGCACACAAGAACTTCGGTGAGATCCCGCGACCCGGCACCCTCACCGACCTGGACGCCGAGCTGCTGCGCGATGCCGAATCGGCCTTCGCCACCATCGGCGGGCATCTCGAGCGCTCCCGGTTCAAGGCGGGCGTGACCGAGGCCATGCGGGTCGTGGGCGCCGCCAACCGCTACATCGCGGCCACCGAGCCGTGGAAGCTGGCCAAGGAACCGGACCAGCGCGAGCGCTTGGGCACCGTGTTGCACACCGCGCTGCAGGTGGTCTCCGACGCCAACACCCTGCTCACCCCGTACATGCCGTCGGCCGCGCAGCAGATCCACGGCGCGATCGGCGGGCAGGGCGTGTGGGCCGCGTCGCCCCAGGTGCACGAGGTGACCGACGACATGCCGGTTGACCTGGTCGGGACGGGCCTACCCGAGGCGGGACGCAGCTACCCGGTGATCATGGGCGACTACGCCTCCGAGCAGGCCACGTGGGCGCGCACCGAGCTCACTCCCGGGACCCCGCTGGCCAAACCCAGCCCGCTGTTCGCCAAGGTCGACCCCGAACTCGCCGAGACCGGGCCCGAATGGGCGCCGATCCGGCGCGAGGACTGA
- the ppk2 gene encoding polyphosphate kinase 2, whose translation MSGKKDDKKATPKGGKSKSSGSGGKSGSKKKDVLPSGLEKLPKKAYEAELERLQAELVEMQAWLKETGNRLVVVFEGRDAAGKGSAIKRMTQYLNPRHARVVALPAPNEVHKTQWYFQRYIEHLPAAGEIVIFDRSWYNRAGVERVMGFCTTDEYRRFLHQAPIFERLLVEDGIMLRKYWFSVSDEEQERRFRDRHSDPMRRWKLSPMDLESINRWEAYSRAKDEMFIHTDIPEAPWYTVESEDKKRSRINVISHLLSTVPWEKLEPPSFDIPERPEGASYERPPREEFKYVPDVASELL comes from the coding sequence ATGAGCGGCAAGAAGGACGACAAGAAGGCCACCCCGAAGGGCGGCAAGAGCAAGTCCTCGGGAAGCGGCGGCAAGAGCGGGTCCAAGAAGAAGGACGTGCTCCCCAGCGGCCTGGAGAAACTGCCCAAGAAGGCCTACGAGGCCGAACTCGAGCGGTTGCAGGCCGAGCTCGTGGAGATGCAGGCCTGGCTCAAGGAGACCGGCAACCGGCTGGTGGTGGTGTTCGAGGGCCGGGACGCCGCCGGCAAGGGCTCGGCGATCAAACGCATGACCCAGTACCTCAACCCCCGGCACGCCCGTGTGGTCGCGCTGCCCGCGCCGAACGAGGTGCACAAGACCCAGTGGTACTTCCAGCGCTACATCGAGCACCTGCCCGCGGCCGGGGAGATCGTGATCTTCGACCGCTCCTGGTACAACCGGGCCGGCGTGGAGCGCGTGATGGGCTTCTGCACCACCGACGAGTACCGCCGCTTCCTGCACCAGGCGCCGATCTTCGAGCGCCTGCTGGTGGAGGACGGGATCATGTTGCGCAAGTACTGGTTCTCCGTCTCCGACGAGGAGCAGGAGCGCCGCTTCCGGGACCGCCATTCCGATCCCATGCGTCGATGGAAGCTCTCGCCGATGGACCTGGAGTCCATCAATCGGTGGGAGGCGTACAGCCGGGCCAAGGATGAGATGTTCATCCACACCGACATCCCCGAGGCGCCCTGGTACACGGTCGAGTCGGAGGACAAGAAGCGATCGCGGATCAACGTGATCTCGCACCTGCTCTCCACCGTGCCGTGGGAGAAGTTGGAGCCGCCGTCGTTCGACATCCCGGAGCGGCCCGAGGGCGCCAGCTACGAGCGGCCGCCGCGCGAGGAGTTCAAGTACGTGCCGGACGTGGCGTCGGAGCTGCTCTGA
- a CDS encoding transglycosylase family protein: MVEASRTDTPTGAKGVLAPIHRIHRSRSTMLRVSVAGMLATLVVGGVAALDQRTEYTLEVDGSSVELVTFTSDVRTALEEAGYSVDERDVVVAPGGRIDDGDTVTLLRARPVTLEVDGRSEQVWTTAATVADLISERGDVPPRSYITPRIDAEVPLDGATISVVTPRELLLSDNGAPAAPLASPGDTVGDYLERAGIALGPLDTVEPAADAPATPGTEVTITRVATSEQTVVEPFTAPEQATEDPEATEGERTVVEPGAPGEREVRYTVTLVNGVETERTRGEEKVLTEPRPAVVRVGTKPRPSAPAVSNGGVWDSIAQCESNGNWSINTGNGYSGGLQFAPSTWTGHGGGQYAPSAHLASREQQIAIAEKVRASQGWGAWPACTSKLGLR, translated from the coding sequence GTGGTTGAAGCTTCACGGACCGACACCCCCACGGGCGCCAAGGGCGTACTCGCCCCGATCCACCGCATCCACAGGTCCCGCTCGACCATGCTGCGGGTGTCCGTGGCCGGGATGCTCGCCACCCTGGTCGTGGGCGGGGTCGCCGCGCTGGACCAGCGCACCGAATACACCCTCGAGGTCGACGGTTCGTCGGTCGAACTGGTCACCTTCACCTCCGACGTGCGCACGGCGCTCGAGGAGGCCGGTTACAGCGTGGACGAGCGCGATGTGGTGGTGGCCCCCGGCGGCCGGATCGACGACGGCGACACCGTGACCCTGCTCCGCGCCCGGCCCGTGACCCTGGAGGTGGACGGGCGTTCCGAGCAGGTGTGGACCACCGCCGCCACCGTCGCCGACCTGATCTCCGAGCGTGGCGACGTCCCGCCCCGCAGCTACATCACCCCCCGCATCGACGCCGAGGTCCCCCTCGACGGCGCGACCATCTCGGTGGTGACGCCCCGCGAGCTGCTGCTGTCCGACAACGGCGCCCCTGCCGCCCCGCTGGCCTCGCCCGGAGACACCGTGGGCGACTACCTCGAGCGCGCCGGCATCGCCCTCGGCCCCCTCGACACGGTCGAGCCCGCGGCCGACGCGCCCGCGACCCCCGGCACCGAGGTGACCATCACCCGCGTGGCCACGTCCGAGCAGACCGTGGTCGAGCCGTTCACCGCTCCCGAGCAGGCCACCGAGGACCCCGAGGCGACCGAGGGGGAGCGCACCGTGGTCGAGCCCGGCGCCCCCGGCGAGCGCGAGGTCCGGTACACCGTGACCCTGGTCAACGGCGTGGAGACCGAGCGCACGCGCGGCGAGGAGAAGGTGCTCACCGAGCCCCGCCCCGCGGTCGTCCGCGTGGGTACCAAACCCCGCCCCTCCGCCCCCGCGGTCTCCAACGGCGGCGTCTGGGACTCGATCGCCCAGTGCGAGTCCAACGGCAACTGGAGCATCAACACCGGCAACGGATACTCCGGCGGACTGCAGTTCGCCCCCAGCACGTGGACCGGACACGGTGGCGGCCAGTACGCACCCAGCGCCCACCTGGCCTCGCGTGAGCAGCAGATCGCGATCGCCGAGAAGGTCCGGGCCTCGCAGGGCTGGGGCGCCTGGCCCGCCTGCACCTCGAAGCTGGGCCTACGCTGA